A window of the Penaeus monodon isolate SGIC_2016 chromosome 11, NSTDA_Pmon_1, whole genome shotgun sequence genome harbors these coding sequences:
- the LOC119578534 gene encoding glutamate receptor 2-like: MPLRHRAKIVVAAEEYPPHAFVLLLGGTDGRGQPRFTITGPKGQNCSKNFRLPEFTYTYVRPPDGAWGAKQPDGSFRALGALPPLPPGKGGWGGFPWEADREKTEADIGLGPFGVSASRAEVVDYTGFIVIDYARIIGGRGRSEVDPWGFLLPLAPEVWLGVAVMTALAMATAAVLTGLSERFSAGRRSAGLCFGIVRVLLIQDAKVLPERRWERVLLAGWMIVTLVTVKSYAGNLMSLLAVRHIPQPYQSVRDVLDDASCTMIWETNNAYIQYMNSLTSGTFYEVAQAGRNGRIIYKRSTDFMEAVETLVRRGDHVLMVEDLTARVFLGKDVSSTGRCDFYLSREVFLPFIFAMTGQKNSPLVPALNRRIRAVTESGLYEHWMQGAIPNSTTCANAPSKITVNTTLGLSNLWLMFAILLGGHAISLIVLLLETFWNKMK; the protein is encoded by the exons ATGCC GCTAAGACACAGGGCCAAGATCGTGGTCGCCGCCGAGGAGTATCCGCCCCATGCCTTTGTGCTTCTGCTTGGGGGGACCGACGGCCGTGGTCAGCCCAGGTTCACCATCACGGGGCCCAAAGGGCAAAATTGCTCGAAAAATTTTAGACTTCCCGAATTTAC ATACACCTACGTCCGGCCGCCAGACGGGGCGTGGGGAGCGAAGCAGCCGGACGGTTCCTTCAGGGCCCTGGGGGCCCTGCCCCCTctgcccccgggaaaagggggatggggcggCTTTCCTTGGGAGGCGGACAGAGAAAAAACT GAAGCGGACATCGGGCTGGGTCCCTTCGGCGTGAGCGCCAGCCGCGCAGAGGTCGTGGACTACACGGGCTTCATCGTGATCGACTACGCGAGGATCATCGGCGGGCGAGGACGTTCCGAGGTCGACCCATGGGGCTTCCTCCTGCCCCTGGCGCCGGAGGTGTGGCTGGGCGTGGCGGTCATGACGGCGCTGGCGATGGCAACGGCCGCGGTTCTCACGGGGCTGTCGGAGCGGTTTTCGGCCGGGCGGCGGTCGGCCGGCTTGTGCTTCGGCATCGTCAGAGTGCTCCTGATTCAAG aCGCGAAGGTGCTGCCGGAGCGGCGGTGGGAGCGCGTGCTGCTCGCCGGCTGGATGATCGTGACGCTGGTGACGGTGAAGAGCTACGCGGGGAACCTCATGTCCCTCCTGGCGGTGCGTCACATCCCGCAGCCGTACCAGTCGGTCAGGGACGTCCTCGATGACGCCTCCTGCACCATGATCTGGGAGACCAATAACGCCTACATTCAGTACATGAAC AGCCTAACTTCCGGAACATTCTACGAGGTCGCACAAGCCGGGAGAAACGGCCGGATCATCTACAAGAGAAGCACCGACTTCATGGAGGCTGTGGAGACCCTCGTGAGAAGGGGCGACCACGTCCTGATGGTGGAGGACCTCACCGCCAGGGTCTTCTTGGGCAAGGACGTCTCCAGCAccg GTCGCTGCGACTTCTACCTCTCCCGCGAGGTCTTCCTGCCCTTCATCTTCGCCATGACGGGCCAGAAGAACAGTCCGCTTGTCCCGGCGCTCAATCGAAG GATACGTGCCGTGACGGAGTCCGGCCTGTACGAGCACTGGATGCAGGGCGCCATCCCCAACTCCACCACGTGCGCCAACGCCCCCTCCAAAATCACGGTCAACACGACCCTTGGGCTCTCCAATCTCTGG TTGATGTTTGCAATTCTACTTGGAGGCCACGCCATCAGCTTGATCGTCCTTCTCTTGGAGACCTTTTGGAACAagatgaaatag